The following nucleotide sequence is from bacterium.
GCACCCGCGGCCCGGAACGGGATCCGGGCCGCGGCGCGGCGGACGGGCGGCTGGTTGCGGTGCGTGCCGATGGCGGTCTCCTACCTGATGAGGCCGGCCAGGATGGCGCGCTGGGCGTGCATCCGGTTCTCGGCCTCGTCGAAGACGACCGAGTGCGGGCCGTCCATGACCTCGTCGGTGATCTCCTCGCCCCGGTGCGCCGGCAGGCAGTGCAGCACGATGTGCTTCTCGTCGGCGGCCGCGAGCAGTTCGCTGCTGATCTGGAAGGGCGCGAAGTCCTTGCGGCGCTGCACCGCCTCCTCCTCCTGCCCCATGCTGTAGAAGGCGTCGCTGTAGATGACGTGGGCGCCCTCCACGGCCTCCTGCGGATCGTGGGTGATCATGAACGAGGCGCCGGCCGCCTCGGCCTTCCGCACGATCCCCTCGTCCGGCAGGTACCCCTCGGGGCAGGCCAGGATGAAGTTGAAGGGGAAGACGATCGACGCGTTCAACCAGCTGTTGGCGAGGTTGTTCCCGTCGCCGACCATGACCACGTTCCTGCCCTCGATGGTGCCGAGGTGCTCCTCGATGGTCATGATGTCGGCCATGACCTGGCAGGGGTGGCTCAGGTTGGTCAGGCCGTTGATCACCGGCACGGTGGCGTGACGCGCCAGGTCGACGACTTCCTGGTGGTCGAACCAGCGGATCATGATGCCGTCCACGAAGCGGCTCAGCACCTCGGCGACGTCGTGCACCGACTCGCGCGTGCCCATGCCGATCTCCTTGTCGGTGATGAACAGGGTGTTGCCGCCGAGCTGCCGGAAGCCGACCTCGAAGCTGATCCGGGTGCGCAGGCTGGGCTTGGCGAAGACGCAGGCCAGGGTGCGGTTCGGATGGCTGTGGGGCAGCTGGTGGCTGCGCGCGAGGGGCTTCTGCTCCCGGGCCAGGTCCAGGATGCCCCGCAGTTCGGCGAGACTGAAGTCGTCGATCGCCAGGAAATCCTTCTTCGAAAGCACGGCGGTCCTCCACGGAAAAGGGGTGTGCCGATACGGGGCCCGCCGGGGCGGGTCCGGGTCGTTGTGCCCCGCAAAAGTAAAGCATCCGGCGCGGGAGTCCACCCCGAAACTCGGCTTCAGCGGCCCACCGGAAAGAAGATGTAGGGCTGGCTCATGCGGGCGAACCAGTGGTCGTCCGGCTGCAGGGCGATCCGGGTGCCGAACAGGGCGTTGAAGAGCACCGGGAAGGTGTTCACCGCCGTCATGCCCTCGTACAGCCCCACCTCGGTGCCCGCCGGCACGAACCAGGCGTTGAAGATGCCGAAGCGCTCGTCGTGGTCGGTCTCCAGGGGCTGCTCCCACCGGAGGCCCGAGCCCGGGCCGTGGTCGCCCTGCACGATGATCACGTGCTCGCGCGTGGTGTCGGCGGTGATGGCGTCGATGGCGCCGGCCAGGCGGTGCATGACCCAGACGGCCTGGTCGGCGTAGCGGCGCCGGTAGGAGGTGTCGTCGGGGCCGTGCAGGTTCAGCCAGTGGTCGCCGTCGGCGAACGCGAACGGGCTGCGCGAGGGCGCCGGCCCACCCTGCCGGTCGAAGACGAACGGCGGGTGGGGCGCGAGGATGTGGGCGAAGACGAAGGCGGGCGTGTCCGTGGCCAGGCCCTGCCGGGCCTGCGGGAGGTCGTCGAAGATGAAGTCCAGGCGGCCGCGACGCAGGGCGAAGGAGACGTCGGCGGGGCCCCGGCCCAGGAGCGGCAGCAGCAGGGGCAGGAAGCCGTCCTCGAGCAGGTAGTACTCCACGAAGGTCGGGTTCAGCAGCGGGCGCCGCCGGGCGTCGGCACCGTCTAGGCGGGTCAGCGGATAGCCGGAGGGATAGGTCACGACCGCATAGCCCACGTCCTGCAGGGCGCGCACGGCCCGCGAGCCCGCGATGAGGTCGGCCAGGGCATGCCGGTCGCGCGACTCGGGCGCCGGAATCTCCAGGAGGTCGTCGAGCAGGCCCAGGTTGAGGGTCGCGGCCGTGGAGAGCGCCGTCTGGGGGTAGTTGGCGGTGCTGTGGCGGAGCACCGTGAATCCGCGCCGCGCCAGGGGCAGGCTGTACTCGGACGGCCGCACGGGGAAGTTCTCCTCGACGAACGCCGGTTGGCCCAGGCCGTCGACGAGGAGGAAATAGATGTCGGGCCGCCGCTCCACCGCCGCGGCCTCGGGCATGGGCACGTCGGCCGCGAAGAGGTCACTCGTTTCCGGCGGCGTGTCGCGGCGCGCCGCCAGGCCCGCCCCCACCAGCGGCAGGAGCACGAGCACCAGGACGGCCGCGTCGAGGGGACGCACCGCGAGGCGGGGCCAGGCGGCCGGCCGTCGGCGCAGCAGGACACCCAGCACGACGGCGGCGACCAGCGCCAGCAGGCTTACCCAGGGCCCCATGTCGGCCCCCTCGAAGATCACCGCCAGCAGCGGCGCGGTGACCGCGGCGGCGGTGGGCGTGTCGCGCCACGCCAGCCGGCCGAGCGCCAGCACCAGGGCCACGACCACCCAGCCGAGCAGGGCGGGCCGCACGAGATCGCCGAAGGGCACGATGCGGAAGTTGGCCTCGTAGAAGTGCACCGCCGGCAGCAGGGCCAGCAGGAACGGGTACAGGACCGCACCGGACGGGAGCCGCAGGCCGCGCGCCACGGCTACAGGATGTACCGGGACAGGTCCTCGTCCCGGATGATCGCGGCCAGGCGCTCGTTGACGAAGGCCCTGTCCACGGTGAAGGAGGTCCGCGCCGGGTCGGGCACGTCGAACATGAGATCGTCCAGCAGCTGGGCCATGATGGTCTGCAGCCGCCGGGCGCCGATGTTCTCCAGGCGCTTGTTCAGTTCGGCGGCGAGATGGGCCAGCTCGGCCAGGGCGTCGTCGGTGAAGGTCACGTCGCAGCCGTCGACTCCCAGCAGGGCCTCGTACTGGCGGATCAGGCTGCCTTCGGTGTCGCGCAGGATGCGCACGAAATCGTCCTCGCTGAGGCTCTGCAGCTCGACGCGGATCGGGAAACGGCCCTGCAGCTCGGGGATCAGGTCGCTCGGTTTGCTCATGTGGAAGGCGCCGGCGGCCAGGAAGAGGACGTGGTCGGTCTTCACCGGCCCGTACTTGGTGCTGACAGCCGCCCCCTCGACGATGGGCAGCAGGTCGCGCTGGACGCCCTCGCGGCTGACGTCGGGCCCGCCGCCTCCCCCGCCCCGGCCCCCGGCGATCTTGTCGATCTCGTCGAGGAAGACGATGCCGCCGTTCTCCACCAGCTCGATGGCCTCGGCGACGATCTGGTCCATGTCCAGTCGCGACTCGGCCTCCTGCTCGCGCAGATGCCGGCGGGCCTTGGCCACCGACATCTTCTTCTCGGTGCGCTCCTTGGGGAACATGTTCTTCAGGCTTTCGCCGAAGGAGGCGTCGAACTCCTCGCCCGCGGAGGTGAAGATGTTGGCGATGGGGACCTTGGATGTCTCGGTGGTCACCGAGACGTCCTTGTCGTCGAGCACGCCCTCGCGCAGCTGCTTGCGGATCTTCTCCCGGCTGCGCTCCCAGCGCGCGAGGCGCTCCGGATCGTCGCTCATGCCCGCCAGGGGCGGGAAGAGGCTGTCCACGAGACGGTTCTCCACCGCGGCGTCGATGTCGCCGGTGAACCGTTCCTCGGCCCGTCGCCGCACCAGGGCGATGGCGTTCTCCACCAGGTCGCGCACCATGGCGTCGACATCGCGGCCCACGTAGCCCTTCTCGGTGAACTTGGTGGCTTCGACCTTGAGGAACGGCAGATCGGCCAGCTGCGACAGGCGGCGCGCGATCTCGGTCTTCCCCACGCCGGTCGGGCCGATGAGGATGATGTTGTTGGGCACGACCTCGCGGCGCATTTCGTCGGGCAGCTGCATGCGGCGCCAGCGGTTGCGCAGGGCGATGGCGACGGCCTTCTTGGCCTCGTCCTGGCCGATGATGTAGCGGTCGAGCATGGCGACGATCTCGGCGCACGACCACATGGTCTCGGTGTGGAGCTGCTTGATCTCCATCAGGCGTCCTCTCCGGCCTCGCCCAGTTCGAGCACCGTGATGTTCGTGTTGGTGTAGATGCAGATGCCGCCGGCGATCTCGAGGCCGCGGCGGCAGATGGTCGGAGCGTCCAGCTCGGAGTGGGCCACGAGGGCGCGCGCCGCGGCGAGGGCGTAGGGCCCGCCGGAGCCGATGGCCGTCACCTCGTCGTCGCTCCGGATGACGTCGCCGTTGCCCGAGACCACGAAGATGTCGTCCTTGTCCATGACCACCATCATGGCCTCGAGGCGCCGCAGGATGCGGTCGCTGCGCCACTCGCGGGCCATCTCGACGGTGGCCCGCTTGAGGTGTCCGCGGTAGCGCTCGAGGTGGCCCTCGAACTTCTCGAAGAGGCTGAAGGCGTCGGCCGCACCGCCGGCGAAGCCGGCCAGCACCTGGCCGCCGAAGATGCGCCGCACCTTCACCGCCCCGTGCTTGACCGCCGTGTGGCCCAGGGTCACCTGGCCGTCGCTGCCGATGGCGCCGCGGCCGTCCTTGAGGACCGCCAGCACGGTCGTCGCTCTGAGTCTCATGATCGGTTCTCCCTCAGGTCCGGGGATCGTCATCGGGCTCGCGGCCGGGAGGCGCTTCCGCGCTTCGCCGTCCGGCCCGCGGGTGGGCCGCGTCGAAAACCTCGCGCAGCCGCCCGCGACCCAGGTGGGTATACACCTGGGTGGTCGAAAGATTCTGGTGACCGAGCAGTTCCTGCACCACCCGGATGCCCGCCCCCCCGTCGAGCAGGTGCGTGGCGAAGCTGTGCCGCAGCGTGTGCGGCGAAACGCCCGCGGTGCCGGCCAGTTCCGTGGCGTAGCGGGACACCCGGTCCTGGACCGTGCGCCGCGCGATGCGGCGGCCGGGCCGGCCCTCGAAGACGGGCAGCCGGGCCGCGTCGCCGCGCACGGCGCCGTCGCGCACGTCGCGCCAGGTGCCCGGGTCGAGCCGCTCGGCCAGGTGCGCGGACAGGGCCCGCTCCGCGCAGCCGCCCAGGGGGAGCACGCGCTCCTTGTTCCCCTTGCCCAGGACCTTCACCCGCCCGCCGGGAAAGTCGAGGTCGCCGAGGTCCAGGCCCGTCAGCTCGGCGAGCCGCAGACCCAGGCCGTAGATGAGTTCGAGGATGGCCCGGTCGCGCCGGCCCCGGGCCGTGGCGGGATCCGGGCTCTCGATGAGCGCCGTGGCCAGTTCCACGTTCAGGTCGCGCGGCAGGCGCCGCTCGCGGCCGCCGCGGCCGGTGCCGAGGTTGCCGGGCACCTTCTCCAGCACGCCGGTGGTCTGGAGCCAGCGGTAGAACGCGCGGATGCCGGCGAGGTTGCGGTCGACGGTGGTCAGCCGCCGCTCGGCCCGGCGCATCTGGGCCAGGTGCCCGCGGATCAGGGCCCGCTGGCCCGCCAGGCGCGACCACTGGGCCGCCTCCGGCGGGTCGGCCAGCACCCCGAAGGCCACCGCCGTGGCCAGGAAGGCCCGCACGTCGCGGCCGTAGGCCTCGACCGTGCGCGGGCTCATGCCGCGCTCGTGCCGCAGGTAGGCCAGGAAGGGCTGCAGGGGATCCGGTCGGTTGTGGGGCTGGTCCGCCGCCATGTCGGCCACTTTCGGAAGGGACGTCCGTGTCCTCGGCTCCCCGCGAAGTTACCACCGCGGGCCGGACGCGGCAAGGCGGTCCGGCTCAGCCGCCGAGCAGCCGACCCACCGGCGGTTCGTCGCGCCAGGCGGCCAGGGCGTCGCGGGCGCGGGCGGCCTTGGCCAGCTTGCGGTCGCGTTTGCCGCGGACGGGCTCGGCGAGGTCGGGCACGATGCCGAAGTTGGCGTTCATGGGCGACAGGCGGGCGGTGGTGGTGTCGAAGAGGAAGCCGTGCAGGAGCGCACCGAGCATGCTCGCCGCGGGCAGGGCGGGCAGCGTCACGCCGGCCAGGCGCGCGGCGGCCTGCCACGCGGTGTGCAGGCCCGAGGCGATCGACTCGACGTAGCCCTCGACGCCCGTGATCTGGCCGGCGACGAAGACGTCGCGCCGCCCCACGAGGCTGAAGTCGTCCGCGCAGCAGCGCGGCGTGTCGAGGAAGAAGTTGCGATGCAGCTGTCCGTAGCGGACGAACTCGGCGTCGGCCAGACCGGGGATCCGGCGGAAGACGCGCTTCTGCTCGGGGAACTTCAGGCGGGTCTGGAAACCGACCAGGCCGTACAGCGTGCCCTCCACGTTCTCCTGCCGCAGCTGCACCACGGCGTGGGGCCGGCGGCCGGTGCGGGGATCGATCAGGCCCACCGGGCGCAGCGGACCGAAGGCCATGCTCTGGGGCCCGGAAGCGGCGATCTCCTCGATGGGCTGGCACCCGTCGAAGAGGAATGCCCGGTCGAAGTCGTGCACCGCGGCCTTCTCGGCGGCCAGCAGGTCGGCGTGCAGCGCTTCGTAGGCGGCGCGGTCCAGGGGCGCGTTGAGGTAGTCGTCCTCCCCCTTGCCGTAGCGGGCGGCGCGGTACAGGATGTCCAGGTCGAGGGACTCGGCCGTCACCGTCGGGGCGATGGCGTCGAAGAAGTGCAGGCCGGGACGCCCGGTGATTTCCCCCAGCGCGGCGACCAGGTCGTCCGAGGTGAGGGGGCCGGTGGCGACGAGCCAGAGATGGTCGGGGCGGGGCGTGAGCTCCGTGGTCTCGCGGCGCGAGACGGTGACGAGGGGTTCGCCGGCCAGGGCGTCGGCCACCGCCGCCGAGAACAGCGCCTTGTCCACGGCGAGGGCGCTGCCGGCGGGCACGGCGCAGGTGCGGGCCAGGGCCAGCAGGCGGCAGCCGAGCAGGTCGAGCTCGTCCTTCAACAGCCCCGACGCGGTGCCCGGGGCCGTGCTCTTCAGGGAGTTGCTGCAGACGATCTGGGCGAGGGCGTCGCCGTCGTGGGCCGGGGTCGGGCGCGCGGGCCGCATCTCGACCAGTTCGACCGGAACCCCGAGCCGGGCCAACTGCAGGGCCGCCTCGCAGCCGGCCAGGCCGCCCCCCACGACCGTCACGCGGGGCGTCGGGCCCGTCATGCGTCGCCGGAAGGCGCGGGATCGCCGGAGGCCCCGCCGGAAGACCGGCCGGACGTCTTCTTCGCCACCTTCTTCTTCGTCGTGGCCTTCTGGGTCGTCTTCTTCTCGGCGGTCTTCTTCTTGGCGGTCGCCTTCTTCCCGGCGGCCTTCTTCTTCGTGGCCGGCTTCTTGGCCGTCTTCCTGGACGTCTTCTTGCCGACGGCCTTCTTCTTCCCCGCCTTGCGCCGCGAGGGGCCACGTGCCGCGGCCTCCTTGAGCAGGGTCAACGCCTCCTCGAGGGTGACCTCCTCGGGATCGCGGTCGCGGCCGATGGTGGCGTTCACGGTGCCGTCCGACACGTAGGGGCCGTAGCGGCCCTTGTACACGGCGAGGGGCTCGCCCGTCTCCGGGTGGGCGCCGAGGTCCTTCAGCACCGGCTTGCGGTTCTTGTTCCGGATGCGGTCGAGGGCCTCCGCGAGGCCGATGCTGAACAGCGTGTCGATGTTCTCGACGCTGGCGTAGGTGGGCGGGCAGTGGACGTACGGGCCGTAGGGGCCGAGACCGGCCTTCACCTTCTTGCCCGACTCGGGGTCGACGCCGATCTCCCGCGGCAGGGTGAGCAGGCGCAGGGCATAGTCGAGGTCGATGGTCGTCGGATCGGTTTTGCGCCCGAGGCCGATGCGCTTGGGCTTCTTGTCGCCGTCCTGCTCGCCGAGCTGCAGATAGGGCCCGTAGGGACCGCTCAGGGCGTAGATGTTCTGTCCCGTCTCAGGGTGCCGCCCGATGGGCTCGCGCGACTTGTCGCGCAGGGTGATCAGTTCGAGCGCCTTCTCGGGGGTCAACTCGTCGACGAGCATGTCGACCGGCACCGTGGCCCGGCGGTCGTCGACGCCTTCGACCTGCACGGAGACGTAGTTGCGCCCGATGCGCAGCACGATCGGATGGCCGGTCTGCGGATCGGCCCCCACCTCGATGCGGGGGAAGTCGATCTTCTCGAGCTCGGCCGCGATGTCCTGCTCGAGTCCCGGCTCCGCGCCGCCGCCGCGGTAGAAGCGGTCCAGGAACGAGACCCAGTCCACGTCGCCGGCGGCGATGCGATCGAGGTCCTCCTCCATGTTCGCGGTGAACTTGAGGTCGACGTACTTGTTGAAGTGCTCGCGCAGGAGATGGGTCACGGCGATGCCGATGTAGGACGGCAGCAGCGCGCTGCCCTTCTTCTCCACGTAGCCGCGCGACTGGATCGTGGCGATGACCGAGGCGTAGGTCGACGGCCGGCCGATCCCCTCCTCCTCGAGCTTCTTGATCAGGCTGGCCTCGGTGTAGCGCGCCGGCGGCTGGGTCTCGTGGGCCTGCGGCTCGACGCTCACCACGGCGACGTGGGGATCGGCGGTGTCCTCGGGCCCGCCGATGAGCATGCCTTCGGACAGATCGGGAAGCAGCGAATCGCGGTCGCGATCGCCGTACACCCGCAGGAAGCCGGGGAACCGCACCACCGAACCGTTGGCGCGGAACACGAGTTCACGCGTGGCGCCGGCCGCATCCGGGACCTCGGTCGCGAGGTCGACGGCGGTCTTGTCGAGCTTGGCGTTGGCCATCTGGCTGGCGACGGCCCGGTTCCAGATCAGGGTGTAGACCGCGAGTTCGTCCCCGTCCAGGCGTCCCTTGACCTTCTCCGGGGTGCGGTTCACGTCGGTGGGCCGGATGGCCTCGTGGGCCTCCTGGGCGCCCTTGCTCTTGGTCTTGTAGCGGCGTGGGCCCTCGGTGTAGGTCTCGCCGAAGGCGTCGCGCACGTGGACCTCGGTCTCGGCCAGGAACTTCTCGCTGAGGGTGAGCGAGTCGGTCCGCATGTAGGTGATCAGGCCCTCGCGGAAGCCGCCGATGCCCTCGTACAGCCGCTGGGCGATGCGCATCACCCGCTGGGGCGTCATGCGCAGACGCCCGCTGGCCGCCTGCTGCAGGGTCGAGGTGGTGAACGGGGGCGACGGCCGCTGGGTGGTCTCCTTGCGCGTCACGGCGGCCACCCGCCACGGCACGTGCGCGGCGGCCGCGGCGGCGAAGGTCGCGGCCTCCGCGTCGCCCAGGTGGTGGCGGCGGTCGGCGTTGCGCAGCTCGCCCGTGTCCGGATCGAAGTCCTTGCTGCCGGCCAGCTTCACGCCGTCGATCTCGCCGAGACGGGCCGTGAAGTCCGTTTCACCGCTGCGCAGCAGGGCCTCGATGTCGCAGTACTTGCTGACGCGGAAGGCCTGGCGCTCCTCCTCCTTCTCCACCACCAGCCGCACCGCCACGCTCTGGACGCGCCCGGCCGAGAGCTTCGT
It contains:
- the argF gene encoding ornithine carbamoyltransferase; protein product: MLSKKDFLAIDDFSLAELRGILDLAREQKPLARSHQLPHSHPNRTLACVFAKPSLRTRISFEVGFRQLGGNTLFITDKEIGMGTRESVHDVAEVLSRFVDGIMIRWFDHQEVVDLARHATVPVINGLTNLSHPCQVMADIMTIEEHLGTIEGRNVVMVGDGNNLANSWLNASIVFPFNFILACPEGYLPDEGIVRKAEAAGASFMITHDPQEAVEGAHVIYSDAFYSMGQEEEAVQRRKDFAPFQISSELLAAADEKHIVLHCLPAHRGEEITDEVMDGPHSVVFDEAENRMHAQRAILAGLIR
- the hslU gene encoding ATP-dependent protease ATPase subunit HslU — encoded protein: MEIKQLHTETMWSCAEIVAMLDRYIIGQDEAKKAVAIALRNRWRRMQLPDEMRREVVPNNIILIGPTGVGKTEIARRLSQLADLPFLKVEATKFTEKGYVGRDVDAMVRDLVENAIALVRRRAEERFTGDIDAAVENRLVDSLFPPLAGMSDDPERLARWERSREKIRKQLREGVLDDKDVSVTTETSKVPIANIFTSAGEEFDASFGESLKNMFPKERTEKKMSVAKARRHLREQEAESRLDMDQIVAEAIELVENGGIVFLDEIDKIAGGRGGGGGGPDVSREGVQRDLLPIVEGAAVSTKYGPVKTDHVLFLAAGAFHMSKPSDLIPELQGRFPIRVELQSLSEDDFVRILRDTEGSLIRQYEALLGVDGCDVTFTDDALAELAHLAAELNKRLENIGARRLQTIMAQLLDDLMFDVPDPARTSFTVDRAFVNERLAAIIRDEDLSRYIL
- the hslV gene encoding ATP-dependent protease subunit HslV, yielding MRLRATTVLAVLKDGRGAIGSDGQVTLGHTAVKHGAVKVRRIFGGQVLAGFAGGAADAFSLFEKFEGHLERYRGHLKRATVEMAREWRSDRILRRLEAMMVVMDKDDIFVVSGNGDVIRSDDEVTAIGSGGPYALAAARALVAHSELDAPTICRRGLEIAGGICIYTNTNITVLELGEAGEDA
- a CDS encoding tyrosine recombinase XerC; the protein is MAADQPHNRPDPLQPFLAYLRHERGMSPRTVEAYGRDVRAFLATAVAFGVLADPPEAAQWSRLAGQRALIRGHLAQMRRAERRLTTVDRNLAGIRAFYRWLQTTGVLEKVPGNLGTGRGGRERRLPRDLNVELATALIESPDPATARGRRDRAILELIYGLGLRLAELTGLDLGDLDFPGGRVKVLGKGNKERVLPLGGCAERALSAHLAERLDPGTWRDVRDGAVRGDAARLPVFEGRPGRRIARRTVQDRVSRYATELAGTAGVSPHTLRHSFATHLLDGGAGIRVVQELLGHQNLSTTQVYTHLGRGRLREVFDAAHPRAGRRSAEAPPGREPDDDPRT
- the trmFO gene encoding methylenetetrahydrofolate--tRNA-(uracil(54)-C(5))-methyltransferase (FADH(2)-oxidizing) TrmFO; its protein translation is MTGPTPRVTVVGGGLAGCEAALQLARLGVPVELVEMRPARPTPAHDGDALAQIVCSNSLKSTAPGTASGLLKDELDLLGCRLLALARTCAVPAGSALAVDKALFSAAVADALAGEPLVTVSRRETTELTPRPDHLWLVATGPLTSDDLVAALGEITGRPGLHFFDAIAPTVTAESLDLDILYRAARYGKGEDDYLNAPLDRAAYEALHADLLAAEKAAVHDFDRAFLFDGCQPIEEIAASGPQSMAFGPLRPVGLIDPRTGRRPHAVVQLRQENVEGTLYGLVGFQTRLKFPEQKRVFRRIPGLADAEFVRYGQLHRNFFLDTPRCCADDFSLVGRRDVFVAGQITGVEGYVESIASGLHTAWQAAARLAGVTLPALPAASMLGALLHGFLFDTTTARLSPMNANFGIVPDLAEPVRGKRDRKLAKAARARDALAAWRDEPPVGRLLGG
- the topA gene encoding type I DNA topoisomerase, yielding MKLIIVESPAKARTISRFLDDSYTVTSSYGHIRDLPGSAKEIPAKVKKEPWSRLGVNPDDGYAPIYVVSSDSRKQVAELKKLMKSADEILLATDEDREGEAISWHLLEVLQPQVPVRRITFHEITRGAIQEALDNPRDVDMQLVRAQEGRRILDRLYGYSLSPVLWKKVRTKLSAGRVQSVAVRLVVEKEEERQAFRVSKYCDIEALLRSGETDFTARLGEIDGVKLAGSKDFDPDTGELRNADRRHHLGDAEAATFAAAAAAHVPWRVAAVTRKETTQRPSPPFTTSTLQQAASGRLRMTPQRVMRIAQRLYEGIGGFREGLITYMRTDSLTLSEKFLAETEVHVRDAFGETYTEGPRRYKTKSKGAQEAHEAIRPTDVNRTPEKVKGRLDGDELAVYTLIWNRAVASQMANAKLDKTAVDLATEVPDAAGATRELVFRANGSVVRFPGFLRVYGDRDRDSLLPDLSEGMLIGGPEDTADPHVAVVSVEPQAHETQPPARYTEASLIKKLEEEGIGRPSTYASVIATIQSRGYVEKKGSALLPSYIGIAVTHLLREHFNKYVDLKFTANMEEDLDRIAAGDVDWVSFLDRFYRGGGAEPGLEQDIAAELEKIDFPRIEVGADPQTGHPIVLRIGRNYVSVQVEGVDDRRATVPVDMLVDELTPEKALELITLRDKSREPIGRHPETGQNIYALSGPYGPYLQLGEQDGDKKPKRIGLGRKTDPTTIDLDYALRLLTLPREIGVDPESGKKVKAGLGPYGPYVHCPPTYASVENIDTLFSIGLAEALDRIRNKNRKPVLKDLGAHPETGEPLAVYKGRYGPYVSDGTVNATIGRDRDPEEVTLEEALTLLKEAAARGPSRRKAGKKKAVGKKTSRKTAKKPATKKKAAGKKATAKKKTAEKKTTQKATTKKKVAKKTSGRSSGGASGDPAPSGDA